From Leifsonia sp. fls2-241-R2A-40a, one genomic window encodes:
- a CDS encoding cysteine desulfurase family protein, which translates to MPVYLDHAATTPMRPEAIAAYTEAMGVVGNPSSIHSQGQQAKRMLEEARETVAQTLGADPIEVVFTSGGTEAINLAIKGMYWARNARTPRPRILVPGGEHHATVDTVEWLVRAEGAEASWLALDREGRIVVPPSLTGDDIALLTFLAVNNEVGTMQPVGALAAAARDAGVPVHVDAVAAYGHLPLDFRTLGVDALSVSAHKIGGPVGIGALVLSRASTVVPLIHGGGQQRQVRSGTQDVAAAVSFAVAARLAEAEREAEAARLSALRDRLIRGVREAVPAAVLSGPEPSPASRPEERVASNAHFTFPGAQGDSLLFLLDMAGVSVSTGSACQAGIPEPSHVLLAMGRSEQDARGALRFTLGRTSTEADVDALLAALPAAYEQAARAGLAERATRLG; encoded by the coding sequence GTGCCGGTCTACCTGGACCACGCCGCCACCACGCCGATGCGCCCGGAGGCGATCGCCGCCTACACCGAGGCCATGGGCGTCGTCGGCAACCCCTCCAGCATCCACAGCCAGGGCCAGCAGGCGAAACGGATGCTCGAGGAGGCGCGCGAGACCGTCGCCCAGACGCTCGGAGCCGACCCGATCGAGGTCGTGTTCACCTCCGGCGGGACCGAGGCGATCAACCTGGCCATCAAGGGGATGTACTGGGCGCGCAACGCCCGCACCCCGCGGCCGCGCATCCTCGTTCCCGGAGGCGAGCACCATGCGACGGTCGACACGGTCGAGTGGCTGGTGCGCGCAGAAGGGGCGGAGGCGTCCTGGCTCGCGCTCGACCGCGAGGGGCGCATCGTCGTGCCGCCTTCGCTCACCGGAGACGACATCGCGCTGCTCACCTTCCTCGCGGTCAACAACGAGGTCGGGACCATGCAGCCGGTGGGTGCGCTCGCCGCAGCAGCGCGCGATGCCGGGGTGCCGGTCCATGTCGACGCGGTCGCCGCGTACGGGCATCTGCCGCTCGACTTCCGGACCCTCGGCGTGGACGCGCTCAGCGTCTCGGCCCACAAGATCGGTGGCCCGGTCGGCATCGGGGCGCTTGTGCTGAGCCGCGCATCCACCGTCGTGCCGCTGATCCACGGCGGAGGGCAGCAGCGGCAGGTGCGCAGCGGGACGCAGGATGTGGCGGCCGCGGTCTCGTTCGCGGTCGCGGCCCGGCTCGCCGAGGCGGAGCGGGAGGCCGAAGCGGCGCGGCTGTCCGCGCTGCGCGATCGGCTCATCCGCGGGGTGCGGGAGGCCGTTCCGGCCGCCGTCCTGAGCGGGCCGGAGCCATCGCCCGCGTCTCGGCCCGAGGAGAGGGTCGCCTCCAACGCGCACTTCACCTTTCCCGGAGCGCAGGGGGATTCGCTGCTCTTCCTGCTCGACATGGCCGGCGTGTCCGTCTCGACCGGGTCCGCCTGCCAGGCGGGCATCCCGGAGCCGTCGCACGTGCTGCTGGCCATGGGCCGCAGCGAGCAGGACGCGCGCGGGGCGCTCCGGTTCACGCTCGGCCGCACCTCCACCGAGGCCGACGTGGATGCGCTGCTCGCGGCGCTCCCGGCGGCGTACGAGCAGGCGGCTCGCGCGGGCCTCGCGGAGCGGGCGACGCGCCTGGGCTGA
- a CDS encoding GNAT family N-acetyltransferase has product MAELTVRRATVADAAAIARVHVAAWREAYAGRMPDEFLAGLDEDTRAQGWTTILERGETDAFVAESDGDVVGWATAGAGRDEHAPRPRELEGIYLLASAYGSGAGQRLLDAAIADSPAYLWVMDGNPRAEAFYRRNGFTRDGETSAHTIGTTLIPIVRMTR; this is encoded by the coding sequence ATGGCCGAGCTGACCGTGCGCAGAGCCACCGTGGCGGATGCGGCCGCGATCGCCCGTGTGCACGTCGCCGCCTGGCGGGAGGCCTACGCCGGACGGATGCCCGACGAGTTCCTGGCCGGGCTCGACGAGGACACACGCGCCCAGGGGTGGACGACCATCCTCGAACGCGGAGAGACCGACGCCTTCGTGGCGGAGTCGGACGGCGACGTCGTCGGGTGGGCGACCGCCGGCGCCGGCCGCGACGAGCACGCCCCGCGGCCGCGTGAGCTCGAGGGCATCTACCTGCTCGCGAGCGCGTACGGCTCCGGAGCGGGCCAGCGGCTCCTCGACGCGGCCATCGCCGACTCCCCCGCCTATCTCTGGGTCATGGACGGCAACCCGCGCGCCGAGGCCTTCTACCGCCGCAACGGCTTCACCCGCGACGGGGAGACGTCGGCGCACACGATCGGGACGACGCTCATCCCGATCGTGCGCATGACGCGCTGA
- the ligA gene encoding NAD-dependent DNA ligase LigA, with the protein MAIETTTDDQLADERAEAQQLTTRILELRDAYYERDTVLVSDEEYDRMMRRLEELERLHPELQSQDSPTQTVGGRAQTTLFAPVEHAERMLSLDNVFSIEEFEAWAARVERDAGRRVDYLCELKIDGLAINLRYENGVLASAATRGDGVVGEDVTENIRSIPAIPGRLATDRPPALVEVRGEVFFPVAEFEELNAHQQEAGERVFANARNAASGSLRQKAEGKNAAQLELMRDRLRRLHMLVHGIGAWHNPPVDAQSKMYDLLKEWGLPTSTHYRVVDDVKKVDEFIEYYGAHRGAVEHEIDGIVIKVDELALHDELGATSRAPRWAIAYKYPPEQVNTKLLDIVVSVGRTGRATPFAVMEKVRVAGSEVRQATLHNQEVVKAKGVLIGDTVVLRKAGDVIPEVLGPVVELRDGTEREFVMPENCPECGTKLAPAKEGDIDLRCPNAEFCPAQVRGRVEHIGSRGALDIEALGEVAAAALTQPRFPERPPLPTEAGLFGLTLRDLFPIEVVVRDSETGLPKLTDAGTEKVDTPFRRRRLKKDGPHDPNAEQFDGDEQYVPSKNATELLSNLLAARDKPLWRILVALNIRHVGPVAARALANHFGSLDAIRSASRDELAGVDGVGGIIADAVLAWFEVDWHREIIERWAADGVQFSTPGHQGPGQADEAGGVLAGLTVVATGSLEGYTREGAQEAIIAAGGKAASSVSKKTDFVAAGPGAGSKLAKAEELGLRILDAAQFKILVEEGPAALET; encoded by the coding sequence GTGGCGATCGAGACGACGACGGACGACCAGCTCGCGGATGAACGAGCCGAGGCGCAGCAGCTGACGACGCGCATCCTCGAGCTGCGCGACGCCTACTACGAGCGCGACACGGTGCTCGTGAGCGACGAGGAGTACGACCGCATGATGCGGCGGCTCGAAGAACTCGAGCGGCTGCATCCCGAACTCCAGTCGCAGGACAGCCCGACGCAGACGGTCGGCGGCCGGGCGCAGACCACGCTGTTCGCGCCGGTGGAGCACGCCGAGCGGATGCTCAGCCTCGACAACGTGTTCTCGATCGAGGAGTTCGAAGCCTGGGCCGCGCGCGTCGAGCGCGATGCCGGGCGTCGCGTCGACTACCTCTGCGAGCTCAAGATCGACGGGCTCGCGATCAATCTCCGTTACGAGAACGGCGTGCTCGCCTCGGCCGCGACCCGCGGCGACGGCGTGGTGGGGGAGGACGTGACGGAGAACATCCGCTCGATCCCCGCCATCCCGGGACGGCTCGCCACCGACCGGCCGCCGGCGCTGGTGGAGGTCCGCGGCGAAGTGTTCTTCCCGGTCGCCGAGTTCGAAGAGCTGAATGCGCACCAGCAGGAAGCGGGCGAGCGCGTGTTCGCCAACGCCCGGAACGCCGCCAGCGGCTCGCTTCGGCAGAAGGCCGAGGGCAAGAACGCGGCGCAGCTCGAACTGATGCGCGACCGGCTGCGACGCCTCCACATGCTGGTTCACGGCATCGGCGCCTGGCACAACCCGCCCGTCGACGCGCAGTCGAAAATGTACGACCTGCTGAAGGAGTGGGGGCTGCCGACCTCCACGCACTACCGCGTCGTCGACGACGTGAAGAAGGTCGACGAGTTCATCGAGTACTACGGCGCGCACCGCGGTGCGGTCGAGCACGAGATCGACGGCATCGTGATCAAGGTGGACGAGCTCGCCCTCCACGACGAACTCGGTGCGACGAGCCGCGCGCCCCGCTGGGCCATCGCGTACAAGTACCCGCCGGAGCAGGTGAACACCAAGCTGCTCGATATCGTCGTGAGCGTCGGCCGCACCGGCCGGGCCACTCCGTTCGCCGTCATGGAGAAGGTCCGCGTCGCCGGCTCGGAGGTGCGCCAGGCCACGCTGCACAACCAGGAGGTGGTGAAGGCGAAGGGCGTTCTCATCGGCGACACCGTGGTGCTGCGCAAGGCGGGGGATGTCATCCCCGAGGTCCTCGGCCCGGTCGTGGAGCTGCGCGACGGCACCGAACGCGAGTTCGTCATGCCGGAGAACTGCCCCGAGTGCGGCACGAAGCTGGCGCCCGCGAAGGAGGGCGACATCGACCTGCGCTGCCCCAACGCCGAGTTCTGCCCGGCGCAGGTGCGCGGCCGCGTCGAGCACATCGGTTCCCGTGGAGCGCTCGACATCGAAGCGCTCGGTGAGGTCGCAGCCGCGGCGCTCACCCAGCCGCGCTTCCCCGAGCGCCCGCCGCTCCCCACGGAGGCGGGCCTCTTCGGGCTGACGCTGCGCGATCTGTTCCCGATCGAGGTCGTGGTCCGCGATTCCGAGACCGGACTGCCGAAATTGACGGATGCCGGGACCGAAAAGGTAGACACCCCGTTCCGCCGCCGGCGCCTGAAGAAGGACGGCCCGCACGACCCGAACGCGGAGCAGTTCGACGGCGACGAACAGTACGTGCCGTCGAAGAACGCGACCGAGCTGCTGAGCAACCTGCTGGCCGCTCGCGACAAGCCGCTGTGGCGCATCCTCGTCGCGTTGAACATCCGGCACGTCGGCCCGGTCGCGGCGCGTGCCCTCGCCAACCACTTCGGCTCGCTCGACGCGATCCGCTCGGCCTCCCGCGACGAGTTGGCGGGGGTGGACGGCGTTGGCGGCATCATCGCGGACGCGGTGCTCGCGTGGTTCGAGGTCGACTGGCACCGCGAGATCATCGAGCGGTGGGCGGCCGACGGCGTCCAGTTCTCCACCCCGGGGCATCAGGGTCCGGGCCAGGCCGACGAAGCCGGGGGAGTCCTCGCCGGACTCACGGTCGTCGCCACGGGGTCGCTCGAGGGATACACGCGCGAGGGGGCGCAGGAGGCGATCATCGCCGCGGGCGGCAAGGCGGCATCCAGCGTCTCGAAGAAGACGGACTTCGTGGCCGCAGGCCCGGGTGCCGGCTCGAAGCTGGCCAAGGCCGAAGAGCTCGGCCTCCGCATCCTCGACGCGGCTCAGTTCAAGATTCTGGTCGAAGAGGGGCCGGCCGCCCTCGAAACGTGA
- the mnmA gene encoding tRNA 2-thiouridine(34) synthase MnmA, with translation MKVLAAMSGGVDSAVAAARAVEAGHDVVGVHLALSRMPGTLRTGSRGCCTIEDSMDAQRAANIIGIPYYVWDFSERFKLDVVDDFIAEYSAGRTPNPCMRCNERIKFAALLEKALDLGFDAVCTGHYAAIVTDDQGNRELHRASAWAKDQSYVLGVLTAEQLAHAMFPLGATPSKAEVRAEAAARGLSVANKPDSHDICFIPDGDTRGWLAERVGTATGDIVDREGNRLGSHEGAHAYTVGQRKGLNVGYPSPDGRPRFVLEVRPKENEVVVGPREALDIAEIAGSRFTWAGLAPVDPATPFACEVQIRAHADPVPAIASVTGGELVIRPDVPLNGVAPGQTAVVYVGTRVLGQTTIDRTVSAVPV, from the coding sequence GTGAAGGTTCTGGCGGCGATGAGCGGTGGTGTCGACTCCGCAGTGGCGGCGGCGCGTGCCGTCGAGGCGGGGCACGACGTGGTCGGGGTGCACCTGGCGCTCTCGCGCATGCCCGGCACGCTGCGCACCGGCAGCCGCGGCTGCTGCACGATCGAGGACTCGATGGATGCGCAGCGCGCGGCCAACATCATCGGCATCCCCTACTACGTGTGGGACTTCTCCGAGCGCTTCAAGCTGGATGTGGTGGACGACTTCATCGCCGAGTACAGCGCCGGACGCACCCCCAACCCGTGCATGCGCTGCAACGAGCGCATCAAGTTCGCGGCGCTGCTCGAGAAGGCGCTCGACCTGGGCTTCGACGCCGTCTGCACGGGTCACTATGCGGCCATCGTCACGGACGACCAGGGCAACCGCGAGCTGCACCGCGCGAGCGCGTGGGCGAAGGACCAGTCCTACGTGCTGGGCGTGCTCACCGCCGAGCAGCTGGCCCACGCGATGTTCCCGCTCGGTGCGACACCGTCGAAGGCGGAGGTCCGGGCAGAGGCGGCCGCACGCGGGCTGAGCGTCGCGAACAAGCCGGACTCGCACGACATCTGCTTCATCCCGGACGGCGACACCCGCGGCTGGCTGGCCGAGCGCGTCGGGACCGCGACGGGCGACATCGTCGACCGTGAGGGCAACCGTCTCGGCTCGCACGAAGGCGCTCACGCCTACACGGTCGGGCAGCGCAAGGGCCTCAACGTCGGCTATCCGTCGCCGGACGGCCGCCCGCGCTTCGTGCTGGAGGTGCGACCGAAGGAGAACGAGGTCGTCGTGGGACCGCGCGAAGCGCTCGACATCGCCGAGATCGCGGGGTCGCGGTTCACCTGGGCCGGGCTCGCGCCGGTCGACCCGGCGACGCCTTTCGCCTGCGAGGTTCAGATCCGCGCCCACGCCGATCCCGTCCCGGCCATCGCCTCCGTCACCGGCGGCGAGCTCGTGATCCGGCCGGACGTGCCCCTCAACGGAGTCGCCCCGGGGCAGACGGCCGTCGTGTACGTCGGCACGCGCGTGCTCGGCCAGACCACGATCGACCGCACGGTCTCCGCCGTCCCGGTCTGA
- the ybaK gene encoding Cys-tRNA(Pro) deacylase, with protein sequence MARQKAAAGTPATVALSAAGISFTAHPYEHDPAAPSFGLEAAEALGVEPDRVFKTLLADTDLGLVVGVVPVTGMLDLKALAAAVGAKRATMADPAVAERRTGYVVGGISPIGQKTQHVTVVDETAQLFATVFVSGGKRGFDIELSPDDLVTTTGGSFAPIAK encoded by the coding sequence ATGGCGCGCCAGAAGGCCGCGGCAGGGACTCCGGCGACGGTCGCTCTGAGCGCAGCGGGCATCTCGTTCACGGCGCACCCGTACGAGCACGACCCGGCCGCCCCGTCGTTCGGGCTGGAGGCGGCGGAAGCCCTCGGCGTCGAGCCCGACCGGGTGTTCAAGACCCTGCTCGCCGACACCGACCTCGGTCTGGTGGTCGGCGTCGTCCCCGTCACCGGGATGCTCGACCTGAAGGCCCTGGCGGCCGCCGTCGGTGCGAAGCGCGCCACGATGGCCGACCCCGCCGTCGCCGAGCGGCGCACCGGCTACGTCGTCGGCGGCATCAGCCCGATCGGCCAGAAGACGCAGCACGTGACCGTCGTCGACGAGACGGCGCAACTGTTCGCCACGGTGTTCGTCTCCGGCGGCAAGCGCGGCTTCGACATCGAGCTGTCGCCCGACGACCTCGTCACCACCACGGGCGGAAGTTTCGCCCCGATCGCGAAGTGA
- the glgX gene encoding glycogen debranching protein GlgX — MTSTDPLRNLGIHVGPQGGELRVFSASADAMELCLFDQHDPNWLVKTVPMTRDVNNVWVGRTRSLTVGTSYAVRASGPTAPGNMFDPEALLLDPYARGLARVGTDGWRSVVVADGFDWGEARKPNTPLDHTVIYEAHVKGISRQNPSVPEELRGSYAGLAHESTIGYLKDLGVTAVELLPVHAFVSEQRLLQEGLTNYWGYNTLNFFTPHGPYASRAAQAAGPEAILAEFKGMVKLLHLAGIEVILDVVYNHTAEEGIGGPRTSFRGIDNATYYRHDETGAYVDVTGCGNTVDFGNPVPQRLVLDSLRYWANEMQIDGFRFDLAATLGRGTDASFHRDHPLLIAAQSDPALQGVKLIAEPWDVGLGGWQTGNFPGPTADAAGWSEWNDRYRDRVRNFWLADIADARRNGQAPVGIGGFATRLAGSSNTFSPERGPLASVNFVTAHDGFTMADLTAYDVKHNLGNGENNHDGTDNNRSFNHGVEGPTVDEAILLTRAKALRNLMGTLLLSAGVPMITAGDEYGRSQRGNNNAYCQDSELTWLSWLRTREQRELYDTTKRLLQLRRENPALRPSRYAVDGQTTPNASHMDWYDATGQRMDDEDWNSPENRTLQYLAASTPVQEQFNRVLLIVHGVEDDVEVSLPAAPGVTSYQLLWDSATEVPIPEDATEFAPGSTRLIGGTSMQLYRANGPRVEAAAAPEEATA; from the coding sequence ATGACCTCGACCGATCCCTTGCGCAACCTGGGCATTCACGTCGGGCCGCAGGGAGGAGAGCTGAGGGTGTTCTCGGCGAGCGCCGACGCCATGGAGCTGTGCCTGTTCGACCAGCACGACCCGAACTGGCTCGTGAAGACGGTCCCGATGACACGGGACGTCAACAACGTCTGGGTGGGCCGCACGCGCTCGCTCACCGTGGGCACCAGCTACGCCGTGCGCGCCTCCGGCCCGACCGCTCCGGGCAACATGTTCGATCCCGAGGCGCTGCTGCTCGACCCCTACGCCCGCGGACTCGCGCGGGTCGGTACCGACGGCTGGCGCTCGGTGGTGGTCGCCGACGGCTTCGACTGGGGCGAGGCACGGAAGCCGAACACGCCGCTGGACCACACCGTGATCTACGAAGCGCACGTCAAGGGCATCAGCCGGCAGAACCCGTCCGTTCCGGAGGAGTTGCGCGGCAGCTATGCGGGACTCGCGCACGAGTCGACGATCGGCTACCTGAAGGACCTCGGCGTGACCGCCGTCGAGCTGCTGCCCGTCCATGCCTTCGTCTCCGAGCAGCGTCTGCTGCAGGAGGGCCTGACGAACTACTGGGGCTACAACACCCTCAACTTCTTCACCCCGCACGGTCCGTACGCGTCGCGCGCGGCGCAGGCTGCCGGGCCGGAGGCGATCCTCGCCGAGTTCAAGGGCATGGTGAAGCTGCTGCACCTGGCCGGCATCGAGGTCATCCTCGACGTCGTCTACAACCACACGGCCGAGGAGGGCATCGGCGGCCCGCGCACGAGCTTCCGCGGGATCGACAACGCCACCTACTACCGGCACGACGAGACCGGCGCCTATGTCGACGTGACCGGATGCGGCAACACGGTTGACTTCGGCAATCCCGTCCCGCAGCGGCTCGTGCTCGACTCGCTCCGCTACTGGGCGAACGAGATGCAGATCGACGGTTTCCGTTTCGACCTGGCGGCCACGCTCGGGCGCGGGACGGACGCTTCGTTCCATCGCGACCATCCGCTCCTGATCGCCGCGCAGTCCGACCCTGCGCTGCAGGGGGTCAAGCTGATCGCCGAGCCGTGGGATGTGGGGCTCGGCGGCTGGCAGACCGGCAACTTCCCCGGCCCGACGGCGGATGCGGCCGGCTGGTCCGAGTGGAACGACCGCTACCGCGACCGGGTGCGCAACTTCTGGTTGGCCGACATCGCCGACGCCCGCCGCAACGGCCAGGCTCCGGTCGGGATCGGCGGCTTCGCCACCCGGCTCGCCGGCTCGTCCAACACCTTCTCGCCCGAGCGCGGACCTCTGGCCTCGGTCAACTTCGTCACCGCGCACGACGGCTTCACGATGGCCGACCTGACGGCGTACGACGTCAAGCACAATCTCGGCAACGGCGAGAACAACCACGACGGAACCGACAACAACCGGTCGTTCAACCACGGCGTCGAAGGACCGACGGTGGATGAGGCGATCCTGCTGACCCGGGCGAAGGCGCTCCGCAACCTGATGGGCACGCTGCTGCTCTCGGCAGGCGTCCCGATGATCACGGCGGGCGACGAGTACGGCCGCAGTCAGCGCGGCAACAACAACGCCTACTGCCAGGACAGCGAGCTCACCTGGCTGAGCTGGCTGCGCACCCGTGAGCAGCGGGAGCTGTACGACACCACCAAGCGCCTGCTGCAGTTGCGCCGCGAGAATCCCGCCCTGCGGCCGAGCCGCTACGCCGTCGACGGCCAGACCACGCCGAACGCCAGCCACATGGACTGGTACGACGCGACCGGCCAGCGGATGGACGACGAGGACTGGAACTCCCCCGAGAACCGCACGCTGCAGTACCTGGCGGCCTCGACTCCGGTGCAGGAGCAGTTCAATCGTGTGCTCCTCATCGTGCACGGTGTGGAGGACGACGTGGAGGTGTCCCTTCCCGCGGCACCGGGAGTCACTTCCTACCAGCTGCTCTGGGACTCGGCGACCGAGGTGCCCATCCCCGAGGATGCGACGGAGTTCGCCCCGGGGTCGACCCGGCTGATCGGCGGCACGTCCATGCAGCTGTACCGCGCGAACGGACCACGGGTGGAGGCTGCGGCGGCCCCCGAGGAGGCGACCGCCTGA
- a CDS encoding alpha/beta hydrolase → MQHNAVSSVSAVTSAVSASPASVSVGSVSPSSVSPASVSLASVAGPVSDLPAGPAGRSTSAALLGAVAGLNSAALPSFLDANRAKLDALLVNPPTAVDVSRLWNLIDPDKQQMLIQAAPHVVGNLEGVPYDVRGRANSLDLKQTIASVTKTVKSAHGRAQRVALQRQLQTLNNVGKALSKHDGVTRTLVALDPSADAKASIVVGDLRTASYVSVLVPGMYMSVGEQIESWAKVAQEQYDLQTGTLRRILGPRGHGGAPGVAVVAWIGYQTPVLTNIGGTTLATQGADGLERTLEGIRALRNADQPYLSVFAHSYGSTAALMALERHTVTVDALALMGSPGSDAQSVAGLAVTGGNVFVGEAPMDPIVNSAFFGSDPGSPGYGAKPMGVGGAVDPITHVSLGGSSGHNEYFSPGTESMRNLAMIGIDRGELVIGDSAGSGGSAGETTQASAR, encoded by the coding sequence GTGCAGCACAACGCGGTCTCGTCGGTCTCCGCGGTCACGTCTGCGGTGTCGGCCTCGCCGGCGTCCGTGTCGGTCGGATCCGTCTCGCCGTCGTCCGTGTCCCCGGCCTCCGTGTCGCTCGCATCCGTCGCCGGTCCGGTGTCGGATCTTCCCGCCGGGCCTGCGGGTCGCTCGACCTCCGCCGCTCTCCTGGGCGCGGTCGCCGGACTCAACTCGGCAGCGCTTCCGTCCTTCCTCGACGCGAACCGGGCCAAGCTCGACGCGCTGCTCGTGAACCCGCCGACGGCCGTCGATGTCAGCCGCCTCTGGAACCTGATCGACCCGGACAAGCAGCAGATGCTCATCCAGGCCGCGCCGCACGTCGTCGGCAACCTGGAGGGTGTGCCCTACGACGTCCGTGGTCGCGCCAACTCCCTCGACCTGAAGCAGACCATCGCGTCCGTCACGAAGACCGTCAAGTCGGCGCACGGACGGGCCCAGCGTGTCGCTCTGCAGCGCCAGCTGCAGACCCTCAACAACGTTGGCAAGGCCCTGTCGAAGCACGACGGGGTCACCCGCACCCTCGTGGCGCTCGACCCGAGCGCGGACGCCAAGGCCTCGATCGTGGTCGGCGACCTCCGCACGGCGTCGTACGTGAGCGTGCTCGTGCCGGGGATGTACATGTCGGTCGGCGAGCAGATCGAGTCGTGGGCGAAGGTGGCGCAGGAACAGTACGACCTGCAGACCGGGACCCTGCGCCGGATCCTCGGACCGCGCGGACACGGCGGCGCCCCCGGCGTGGCCGTGGTGGCGTGGATCGGCTACCAGACGCCCGTCCTGACGAACATCGGCGGCACGACCCTCGCCACGCAGGGCGCGGACGGGCTGGAGCGCACGCTCGAGGGCATCCGCGCCCTCCGCAACGCCGACCAGCCCTACCTGAGCGTCTTCGCCCACTCCTACGGCTCGACGGCGGCGCTGATGGCGCTCGAGCGTCACACGGTGACGGTGGACGCGCTCGCGCTGATGGGGTCGCCGGGAAGCGACGCGCAGTCGGTGGCCGGGCTCGCGGTGACCGGCGGCAACGTCTTCGTTGGGGAGGCGCCGATGGACCCGATCGTGAACAGCGCCTTCTTCGGCAGCGACCCGGGGTCACCCGGCTACGGCGCGAAGCCGATGGGCGTCGGCGGCGCGGTCGACCCGATCACGCATGTGTCCCTGGGCGGCTCCTCCGGGCACAACGAGTACTTCTCGCCCGGCACGGAGTCCATGCGCAACCTGGCTATGATCGGCATCGACCGCGGCGAGCTGGTCATCGGCGACAGCGCGGGCAGCGGCGGCTCGGCAGGGGAGACGACGCAGGCGTCCGCTCGCTGA
- a CDS encoding YrhK family protein has translation MTAERAVRLRREAWGFAIGSLFFVVGAVPAYQVAVGDVITNLTFFVGAIFFTAAALIQLLLSGRRPPRGGAERADLYDWWAAAVQFAGTLFFNVSTTEALIVAANSSARVGNGWRPDALGSICFLVASALAVRATVDRERLWDPRARTWHGTWLNLIGSVLFGLSAVGAYTIPATGDLVNLFWANAGTFLGAACFFVAAVLSRRSVPVRVRGRRRSDPTASAGSVGGRD, from the coding sequence ATGACCGCAGAGCGTGCCGTCCGACTCCGGCGTGAGGCCTGGGGTTTCGCCATCGGCTCGCTCTTCTTCGTGGTGGGAGCCGTCCCTGCCTACCAGGTCGCGGTCGGCGACGTCATCACCAACCTCACGTTCTTCGTCGGCGCGATCTTCTTCACGGCGGCGGCGCTCATCCAGCTCCTTCTGAGCGGACGACGGCCGCCCCGCGGCGGGGCCGAGCGGGCGGATCTGTACGACTGGTGGGCGGCCGCCGTGCAGTTCGCGGGCACCCTGTTCTTCAACGTCAGCACGACGGAGGCGCTCATCGTGGCGGCGAACAGCAGCGCGCGGGTGGGGAACGGCTGGCGCCCCGACGCCCTCGGCTCGATCTGCTTCCTCGTGGCGAGCGCCCTCGCCGTGCGCGCGACGGTGGACCGGGAGCGGCTCTGGGATCCGCGTGCGCGGACCTGGCACGGCACATGGCTGAACCTGATCGGCTCGGTCCTGTTCGGCCTGTCCGCGGTGGGCGCGTACACGATCCCCGCGACGGGCGACCTGGTGAACCTGTTCTGGGCGAACGCCGGGACGTTCCTCGGGGCCGCGTGCTTCTTCGTCGCGGCGGTGCTCAGCCGGAGGTCGGTGCCGGTGCGCGTCCGCGGACGGCGACGGTCGGACCCCACGGCGTCAGCCGGGAGCGTCGGAGGTCGCGATTAA